Part of the Mycolicibacterium mageritense genome is shown below.
CCCGAATTCTGCGGGCCGGTCACCCAGGGACCGTCGGCCAGGGCGGCCAGCCCCTGCTTGCGGATCCTCAGATGGGAATGGGTGGGTGCGAGCAGCACGAGCGGTTCGAACAGCAGAGGCACGGTGTTGAGGCCGCCCGGCGAATCTTGCCCGATGAAGTCGTAATGGCAGGTGATCGCGATGTCGATCTCGCCCTGGCGGAGCAGCCGGATGGACGCCGAACTGGTCTCCTGCTGGACCTGTACCCGCAACTCAGGTGCATCGGTGCTGAGCCGCTGCATCAAAGGCACGGCCAGAGTGGGGATTCCCATGTTGAACGTGGCGATCGCGACTTGTCCGGACACCCGGTCGGTGGTCTCGGCGACGGCGCTCATGGCCTCGTCGACCGCGACCAGTACGCGGCGCACGTGCTCGGCGAGAACCTGACCACTGCGGGTCAAGCCCAGCGTGCGGCCCTCCCGCCGGAACAGGATTGCGCCCACTTCTTCTTCGAGCACGCGAAGTTGTTGGGAAACAGCAGAACTGGTGATGCTCCGGCGTTCGGCCACGGCGGTCACCGAACCGAGGTCGGCCAGATCGGACAGCAGCATCATGCGACGCAGATCCAGCATCAGACACCTCCCGCACTGGCTGCCAACCGGGGACGGACGATGTAGTGCATGGTGGACCTCATCAGCTCGGAGTCAAGGGTCGTCGCGCTCGAAGCAGGTTCAGCGACAACAGTTCGTGATGAGGTCCATCGATGTCACAAGTCGAAATCATGGCAGAAGGACGACGGCGCGCGCAGTGACAGCGCGCGCACCGTCGCCCCTCGGATGCCCCTGAACTGGCGTTATGAGTTGATACCCGCAGGAATCACCGCGGTTGTAATTCCAGCGTCATCCAGGCGGCGTTAAGCGGTTCTGAACGGTTCCGGTAGCCAGAGATGATTGTTCGTAGCGGTCTCCGGCCTGACGCTGACCATGCCATCACGCGTCGTCAAAGGAGTCAGCCCATGACCGAACTCACCGAACGTACCGACACCGGTCTCGATGTCGTGCCGCTCGCCGGTTACATCGGCGCCGAGGTACGCGGCGTCGACCTGAGCAGTGAGTTGGACGCAGGCGTTGTCGAGGAGATCCGTAACGCGCTGCACACCCACAAGGTGATCTTCTTCCGCGATCAGGAGATCGGTCACGCCGAGCAGATCGCGTTCGCCCGCCGGTTCGGCAAGGTGACGCCGGCCCACCCGCACGAGGAGGAACCGCCGGAGGGGTTTCCCGAGATCCTGCCGATCGACAGCAGGCGCTACGAGCGGAACCTCGGCCGCAAGCGCACGTCCTACGACAACAGCTGGCACACCGACGTCACAGCGCTGGTCAACCCGCCCGCGGCATCGATCCTTCGAGCGCACCTCCTGCCGCCCTACGGCGGGGACACCGCATGGACCAATCTCGTTGCGGCCTACGAGAACCTGCCGAAGGAACTCCGTGAGTTCGCCGACAAGCTCGATATCAAGCATCAGTTCAACACCAGGGCGGTCGAAGGCAGTCAGCGCGACCGCAAGGTGCGCGAGGCGAATCTGGTGGCCTATCACCCCGCGGTCCGGGTGCACCCGGTGACCGGCGAGCGGGCGTTGTTCGTGAGCCCCGGGTTCACCCGGGGTGCCCGCGAGATCCGCGGCTACACACCGTCGCAGAGCGAGGCGATCCTGAAGTTGTTGTGGGAGGAGGCGACGCGCACCGAGTACACCGTCCGATTCCGGTGGGCCCCGGGTAGTGTCGCGTTCTGGGACAACCGGGCGACCTCACACCTGGCCATCGCCGATGCCGGTCACCTCGATTACGACCGGGTGCTCTACCGCGTCACGCTCGAAGGTGACGTGCCCAAGGGCGTCGACGGTCGCGAGTCCGAACTGGTCTCGGGCGAACCCTTCTACGGCTCCTGACAAGAAGAAACGGATCACCGATGACAGCAACACCAACCCGCCGGCTGGGGATCGACGGCCCCGAGGTTTCGGCAATCGGACTGGGCTTCATGAGCTTTCGTACGGGAGCAGGCCTGGATGACGAGAAGCAGGCCAAGGACATCGTCGATGCCGCGATCGACCTCGGTATCACGCTGTTCGACACCGCCGACATCTACGGCCCGGAGTTCAGCGAGACTCTGCTCGGCAAGGCCATCGAGGGGCGGCGGGACGCCCTGACCATTGCGACCAAGTTCGGTAACCGGCTCGACCGCGACAGCAACCCGGACGGCCGCGCGCTCGACGGGCGCCCGGAATACGTGCGCAGCGCGATCGAGGGTTCCCTTCGGCGCCTGGGCGTCGACCACGTCGACCTGTACTACCAGCACCGGGTCGATCCGCAGGTGCCGATCGAAGATACGGTCGGGGCGTTGAAAGAGCTTGTGGAGGCCGGAAAGATCCGCCATGTCGGGCTGTCCGAGCCTGGTCCGCAAACACTGCGGCGCGCGCACGCGGTACATCCGATCGCGGCGGTCCAGAACGAATGGTCGTTGTTCACCAGGGACATCGAGAACGACACGGTCCCCGTGGCACGCGAGCTCGGCATTGGAATCGTGCCGTATTCACCGTTGGGCCGGGGCTGGCTGACCGGACGCGTGCGGACGGCCGCCGACGTGACCGGTGTGCAGGCCCGGCATCCGCGGTTCGGTGCCGATGTCTTCGACCGCAACCTGGCCCTTGCGGACAACGTGGCCGAGATCGCCACGGAGATCGGCGTCAAGCCCAGCCAGGTGGCGCTGGCCTGGGTGTTGTCCCGGGGTCAGGACGTGGTGCCTATCCCGGGCACACGGCACGTCGAGTACCTGCGGGAGAACATCGGTGCGCTCGATGTGGCGCTCACCGATGAGCACCTGCGGCGGCTCGAGACGATCGCGGAGCAGGTTGCCGGCCACCGGTCGATCCGGCCCGAACACCTTGGTGTCGAAGCTCCGGTCGGGGCGGCGTCGTGACGGTCATCGCGCGATACGGCGACGCCGAGGCAACCCTGGGGATCCACAACGAGACTCTCGCCGTGCAGCTTGCGCACCGTTCGGTGCGCAAGTTCACGCCGGAGCCCGTGACCGACGAGCAGCTTTCGGCGATCGTCGCGGCCGCCCAGTCGGCCGCGACGTCGTCGAACCTGCAGCCGTGGAGTGTGATCGCGGTCCGCGATCGGCAACACAAGGCCCGGTTGGCCGAACTGGCGAACAGGCAGCAGTTCATCGACGAGGCACCGTTGTTCCTGGTGTGGATCGCCGATCTGGGCCGGGCCCGGCGCATCGCCGCGCAGACGAGTGCTCCGCTGGACGGTGCGGACTATCTGGAAACCGCCATCATCGGGTTCGTCGACACGGCACTGGCCGCGCAGAACGCTGTGGTCGCGGCTGAATCACAAGGCCTGGGGACTGTTTTCGTAGGGGCTGTCCGCAATCATCCCGAAGAGGTGGCGGCCGAACTGGGCTTGCCGCCGCATACGGTGGCCACGTTCGGGCTGGCGGTGGGACACCCAGATCCGACCGAGAACGCCGGGATCAAGCCGAGGCTGCCGCGGGACGCGGTGCTGCACCGCGAACGCTATGACGCGCAGACCGCCGACGCGTACATTCCGGGGTACGACGAGCGGCTTGCCGCGTACAACTCCCGATATGGCCTGCCGGGCAACTGGAGTCAGCGCGTGCTCGCGAGGCTGGCAGGCCCGCAGTCGCTGTCGGGCCGGCATCGGTTGCGCGAGCAGCTCGAGCGGTTGGGCCTGCCGTCGCGCTGACGCGCCACCCGCCGAAAGTGCAGAAGATGGCGAGATTTCCGAGAAATCTCGCCATCTCCTTCACTTTGGGCGAATGACAGCTCAGTAGAAGCCGCTGTCTGGCAGTGCGGCTCCGTTGACCGCGACGTCTCCGAGCACCCTGGCCTTGTAGACAGTCGGGTTGTGCGAGAACAGGGTCCGCAGGTTGCGCCAGTGCCGGTCCAGATGCGTGGAGGCGCGGACCGACGAGGCGCCGCCGACGTCGAAGATCCGCGACGCCGCGCGCAGCGCCGGATCTTCGATGGCGACCTTGACCCGGGCGGCCGCGATCGAGGCCCGGGTCTCCAGACCGGCGTCGACACCGCTGACCCGGGCGGCGTCCAACGCGGACGCCAGTTCGGTGGCCGCCCGCAGCACCACGGCTTCCGCAGCGTAGGCGACCGCGTCGATCTCGCCGACAACCGCGAGCAGCTGGGGATCGCCGGACGGCGTCTCGGCCGTCGCGAACGTGTAGGTGCGGTGCCGGT
Proteins encoded:
- a CDS encoding NADPH-dependent oxidoreductase is translated as MTVIARYGDAEATLGIHNETLAVQLAHRSVRKFTPEPVTDEQLSAIVAAAQSAATSSNLQPWSVIAVRDRQHKARLAELANRQQFIDEAPLFLVWIADLGRARRIAAQTSAPLDGADYLETAIIGFVDTALAAQNAVVAAESQGLGTVFVGAVRNHPEEVAAELGLPPHTVATFGLAVGHPDPTENAGIKPRLPRDAVLHRERYDAQTADAYIPGYDERLAAYNSRYGLPGNWSQRVLARLAGPQSLSGRHRLREQLERLGLPSR
- a CDS encoding LysR family transcriptional regulator; its protein translation is MLDLRRMMLLSDLADLGSVTAVAERRSITSSAVSQQLRVLEEEVGAILFRREGRTLGLTRSGQVLAEHVRRVLVAVDEAMSAVAETTDRVSGQVAIATFNMGIPTLAVPLMQRLSTDAPELRVQVQQETSSASIRLLRQGEIDIAITCHYDFIGQDSPGGLNTVPLLFEPLVLLAPTHSHLRIRKQGLAALADGPWVTGPQNSGLGAAVMRAGESAGFTPQVKHRLIGAQNICDLAATEVASAIVPRLSVPAALEGLIVGGLDLGGRTISAVVRAGRQRDPNIALILRTLRAIADQALPEAPSEPLGVAS
- a CDS encoding TauD/TfdA dioxygenase family protein — translated: MTELTERTDTGLDVVPLAGYIGAEVRGVDLSSELDAGVVEEIRNALHTHKVIFFRDQEIGHAEQIAFARRFGKVTPAHPHEEEPPEGFPEILPIDSRRYERNLGRKRTSYDNSWHTDVTALVNPPAASILRAHLLPPYGGDTAWTNLVAAYENLPKELREFADKLDIKHQFNTRAVEGSQRDRKVREANLVAYHPAVRVHPVTGERALFVSPGFTRGAREIRGYTPSQSEAILKLLWEEATRTEYTVRFRWAPGSVAFWDNRATSHLAIADAGHLDYDRVLYRVTLEGDVPKGVDGRESELVSGEPFYGS
- a CDS encoding aldo/keto reductase produces the protein MTATPTRRLGIDGPEVSAIGLGFMSFRTGAGLDDEKQAKDIVDAAIDLGITLFDTADIYGPEFSETLLGKAIEGRRDALTIATKFGNRLDRDSNPDGRALDGRPEYVRSAIEGSLRRLGVDHVDLYYQHRVDPQVPIEDTVGALKELVEAGKIRHVGLSEPGPQTLRRAHAVHPIAAVQNEWSLFTRDIENDTVPVARELGIGIVPYSPLGRGWLTGRVRTAADVTGVQARHPRFGADVFDRNLALADNVAEIATEIGVKPSQVALAWVLSRGQDVVPIPGTRHVEYLRENIGALDVALTDEHLRRLETIAEQVAGHRSIRPEHLGVEAPVGAAS